A single window of Pseudoduganella plicata DNA harbors:
- a CDS encoding response regulator, which yields MDELEDAFRPCPARIRVMVVDDHPLMREGIAAVLAVSGRYQLVAEAADGREAVEQFVRHQPDVTLMDLQMPVMGGLDAIVAIRALAPQARLIVLTTYKGDVQVLRALKSGAMGYLLKSVLRTELGDAIDKVHAGQRHIPPEIAVELAAHIDADTLSAREAQVLRFVAHGNSNKRVALALGIAEETVKAHMSTVLAKLGARDRTHAVTIAIKRGILEP from the coding sequence ATGGATGAACTGGAGGACGCGTTCCGGCCCTGCCCCGCACGGATACGCGTCATGGTCGTGGACGACCATCCCCTGATGCGCGAAGGGATCGCCGCCGTGCTGGCCGTCAGCGGGCGCTACCAGCTGGTGGCCGAAGCGGCCGATGGCCGCGAGGCGGTCGAACAGTTCGTGCGCCACCAGCCGGACGTCACCCTGATGGACCTGCAGATGCCCGTCATGGGCGGGCTCGATGCCATCGTGGCGATCCGCGCGCTGGCGCCGCAGGCCCGCCTGATCGTGCTGACGACGTACAAGGGCGACGTGCAGGTGCTGCGCGCGCTGAAATCCGGCGCCATGGGCTACCTGCTGAAAAGCGTGCTGCGCACGGAACTGGGCGACGCCATCGACAAGGTGCATGCCGGCCAGCGCCACATCCCGCCGGAAATCGCCGTCGAACTGGCGGCGCACATCGATGCCGACACGCTGTCCGCCCGCGAGGCGCAAGTGCTGCGCTTTGTCGCCCACGGCAACTCCAACAAGCGCGTGGCACTGGCACTGGGCATTGCCGAGGAAACCGTCAAGGCGCACATGAGTACCGTGCTGGCCAAGCTGGGCGCGCGCGACCGCACGCATGCGGTCACGATTGCGATCAAGCGCGGGATCCTGGAACCTTAG
- a CDS encoding AMP nucleosidase: MVSTRPFVPPERFDDPAAALAHVKALYDGSIRHLREALQRFVEGETPAEHVRACYPFVRVQSETFARADSRLAFGFVAGPGTFETTLTRPDLFARYYHEQFRLLLTNHGRQHMQLEVGLSSQPIPVHFSFAEHDHIEGSLPLERRQLMRDVFDLPNLAAMDDGIANGTFDPAPGEALPLSLFTAPRVDYSLQRLRHYTGTSPEHFQKFVLFTNYQFYIDEFVRLGHAIMSREAVSDDDAYVAFVEPGNIVTRRAGQPEQPGDGIGAPLPRLPQMPGYHLIRADGTGISMVNIGVGPANAKTITDHIAVLRPHAWLMLGHCAGLRNTQQLGDYVLAHGYVREDHVLDEDLPLWVPVPALAEVQVAIEAAVAEVTQLTGHDLKRVLRTGTVASTDNRNWELLPQRTPERRFSQSRAVALDMESATIAANGFRFRVPYGTLLCVSDKPLHGEIKLPGMANQFYRDRVDQHLRIGIRAMEMLRALGVDRLHSRKLRSFAEVAFQ; this comes from the coding sequence ATCGTGTCCACCCGTCCCTTCGTCCCCCCTGAACGCTTTGACGATCCGGCCGCCGCGCTGGCGCATGTGAAAGCACTTTACGACGGCAGCATCCGCCACCTGCGCGAAGCGCTGCAGCGCTTCGTCGAAGGCGAGACGCCGGCGGAACACGTGCGCGCCTGCTACCCGTTCGTACGGGTACAGAGCGAGACGTTCGCGCGCGCCGATTCGCGCCTCGCATTCGGCTTCGTGGCCGGTCCCGGCACGTTCGAGACGACACTCACGCGGCCCGACCTGTTCGCCCGCTATTACCATGAGCAGTTCCGGCTGCTGCTGACGAACCACGGCCGCCAGCACATGCAGCTGGAAGTGGGCCTGTCGTCGCAGCCCATCCCCGTGCATTTTTCGTTTGCCGAGCACGATCACATCGAAGGCAGCCTGCCGCTGGAACGGCGCCAGCTGATGCGTGACGTGTTCGACCTGCCCAACCTGGCGGCGATGGACGACGGCATCGCCAACGGCACGTTCGATCCGGCGCCTGGCGAAGCGCTGCCGCTGTCGCTGTTTACCGCGCCGCGCGTCGATTATTCGCTGCAGCGGCTGCGCCATTACACCGGCACGTCGCCGGAACACTTCCAGAAGTTCGTGCTGTTTACGAACTACCAGTTCTATATCGACGAATTCGTGCGGCTCGGCCATGCCATCATGAGCCGGGAAGCGGTCAGCGACGACGATGCCTATGTCGCCTTCGTCGAGCCGGGCAATATCGTCACGCGCCGCGCCGGCCAGCCGGAACAGCCGGGCGACGGCATCGGCGCGCCGCTGCCACGGCTGCCGCAAATGCCGGGCTACCACCTGATCCGCGCCGACGGCACCGGCATCAGCATGGTCAATATCGGCGTCGGCCCGGCCAACGCGAAAACCATCACCGACCATATCGCCGTGCTGCGCCCCCACGCGTGGCTGATGCTGGGCCACTGCGCGGGGCTGCGCAACACGCAGCAGCTGGGCGACTATGTGCTGGCGCACGGCTACGTGCGCGAGGATCACGTGCTGGACGAGGATCTGCCGCTGTGGGTGCCCGTGCCGGCGCTGGCCGAGGTGCAGGTGGCGATCGAGGCGGCGGTGGCGGAAGTGACGCAGCTGACGGGCCACGACCTGAAACGCGTGCTGCGCACCGGCACGGTGGCCAGTACCGACAACCGCAACTGGGAGCTGCTGCCGCAACGCACCCCGGAGCGGCGCTTCTCGCAAAGCAGGGCGGTGGCGCTGGACATGGAAAGCGCGACGATCGCCGCCAACGGCTTCCGCTTCCGCGTCCCCTACGGCACCTTGCTGTGCGTCTCGGACAAGCCGCTGCATGGCGAAATCAAGCTGCCGGGCATGGCCAACCAGTTCTATCGCGACCGCGTCGACCAGCACCTGCGCATCGGCATCCGCGCGATGGAGATGCTGCGGGCGCTGGGTGTCGACCGGCTGCACAGCCGCAAGTTGCGCAGTTTTGCGGAGGTGGCATTTCAATAA
- a CDS encoding sensor histidine kinase, whose amino-acid sequence MAAADHSEPASQTVSNVVLLGAGHDVARVLHGLPGLRLRIQLSLDGRTLRHARPDLLLVVLPGADAAALSALRTDPALQDCAMVALARTVDALGHVTSLVEFDDVVDLSVATSEALAARIQASLNGARVRARRNRRYRLLQRIDDRFRNLNDVAGIPLAAAAMLGRHLDVNRCAYADVEADEDTFNLTGDYNAGVHSIVGRYRFADFGEECLALMRRGLPYVVEDSEADLRTQAVLAAYRRTAIRAVICVPVLKNGRFAAAMAIHVVQPRRWHADEVSLVQTVAERCWESIERGRIARELQARDARYRTLVETMSAVMWHTDGTGRGRTVNPTWSAFTGQVFDEYEGDGWLDALHPDDRAATVLAWHGATAARHPFVGSYRLRRHDGEYRHMLARGAAVMAGESVLEWVGSCLDVTDMRTAQEALRVANVRLQFTLDSARIADWDYDPATGLLAASPRLARVFGYDTPQPPWDMRHLLGHIHAEDRAAALAGFEEALRTAGPWQMECRIVHPDGAVRWVAAHGNSYREESAGARMLGIVYDITAHKRSEQALRETDRRKDEFLAMLAHELRNPLAPIGAASEVLAVSRNDPERTGLASAVIRRQVRHMSGLIDDLLDVSRVKRGLVKLETGPCDMSAVVTGALEQVRPLLDRRGHTVHVELPTHPPTVNGDEKRLVQIVANLLHNAAKYTPDRGRIAVAVALCGGAVTCTVSDNGIGMSPDFVERAFDVFAQADQSIARSQGGLGLGLALARSLVSAHGGSIEARSEGPGKGAAFTVTLPAL is encoded by the coding sequence ATGGCGGCAGCCGACCATTCCGAACCCGCAAGCCAGACCGTCAGCAACGTCGTGCTGCTGGGCGCCGGCCACGACGTCGCGCGCGTGCTGCACGGGCTGCCCGGCCTGCGCCTGCGCATCCAGCTGTCGCTGGACGGTCGGACGTTGCGGCATGCCCGGCCCGACCTGCTGCTGGTGGTGCTGCCCGGCGCCGACGCGGCGGCGCTGTCCGCGTTGCGTACCGACCCTGCCCTGCAGGACTGCGCCATGGTGGCGCTGGCCCGCACGGTCGATGCGCTGGGCCACGTCACATCGCTGGTGGAGTTCGACGACGTGGTCGACCTGTCCGTGGCCACGTCCGAAGCGCTGGCCGCCCGTATCCAAGCAAGCCTGAACGGTGCCCGCGTGCGCGCCCGGCGCAATCGCCGCTACCGGCTGCTGCAGCGCATCGACGACCGCTTCCGCAACCTGAACGACGTCGCCGGCATTCCGCTTGCCGCCGCCGCCATGCTGGGCCGGCACCTCGACGTCAACCGCTGCGCGTATGCCGACGTGGAAGCCGATGAGGACACGTTCAACCTGACCGGCGACTACAACGCGGGCGTGCACAGCATCGTTGGCCGCTACCGTTTCGCCGACTTCGGCGAGGAATGCCTGGCGCTGATGCGGCGCGGCCTGCCCTACGTGGTGGAGGATTCGGAAGCCGATTTGCGCACGCAGGCGGTGCTGGCGGCCTATCGTCGGACCGCGATCCGCGCCGTCATCTGCGTACCCGTGCTGAAGAACGGCCGGTTCGCGGCCGCGATGGCGATACACGTCGTGCAGCCGCGGCGCTGGCATGCGGACGAGGTGTCGCTGGTGCAGACGGTCGCCGAACGGTGCTGGGAATCGATCGAGCGGGGCCGGATCGCGCGCGAGCTGCAGGCGAGGGATGCGCGCTACCGCACGCTGGTCGAGACCATGTCGGCGGTGATGTGGCATACGGACGGCACGGGCCGCGGCCGTACCGTCAATCCCACCTGGTCGGCCTTCACCGGCCAGGTCTTCGACGAATACGAAGGCGATGGCTGGCTCGACGCGCTGCATCCGGATGACCGCGCCGCGACGGTGCTGGCCTGGCACGGCGCCACCGCCGCCCGCCACCCGTTTGTCGGCAGCTACCGGCTGCGCCGGCACGACGGCGAGTACCGCCACATGCTGGCGCGTGGCGCGGCCGTGATGGCGGGCGAAAGCGTGCTGGAATGGGTCGGCAGCTGCCTGGATGTGACGGACATGCGCACGGCCCAGGAAGCGCTGCGCGTGGCCAACGTGCGCCTGCAGTTCACGCTGGATTCGGCCCGGATTGCCGACTGGGACTACGATCCCGCCACCGGCTTGCTGGCGGCGTCGCCGCGGCTGGCCCGCGTCTTCGGCTACGACACGCCGCAACCCCCGTGGGACATGCGCCACCTGCTGGGTCATATCCACGCCGAAGACCGCGCCGCCGCGCTGGCCGGCTTCGAGGAAGCGCTGCGCACGGCCGGGCCGTGGCAGATGGAGTGCCGCATCGTGCACCCAGACGGCGCCGTGCGCTGGGTTGCCGCGCACGGCAACAGTTACCGCGAGGAGTCCGCGGGCGCTCGCATGCTCGGCATCGTCTACGACATCACGGCGCACAAACGCTCGGAACAGGCGCTGCGCGAGACGGACCGGCGCAAGGACGAGTTCCTGGCCATGCTAGCACACGAGCTGCGCAACCCGCTGGCGCCCATCGGTGCCGCCTCCGAAGTGCTGGCCGTCTCCCGCAACGACCCCGAGCGCACCGGCCTGGCCAGCGCCGTGATCAGGCGCCAGGTGCGCCACATGTCCGGCCTGATCGACGACCTGCTGGACGTGTCGCGCGTCAAGCGCGGCCTGGTAAAGCTGGAAACCGGGCCGTGCGATATGAGTGCGGTCGTAACGGGCGCCCTGGAACAGGTGCGCCCGCTGCTGGACCGGCGCGGCCATACGGTCCACGTCGAGCTGCCCACGCACCCGCCCACCGTCAACGGCGACGAGAAGCGGCTGGTGCAGATCGTCGCCAATCTCCTGCACAACGCGGCCAAGTACACGCCGGACCGGGGCCGGATCGCCGTCGCGGTTGCCCTGTGCGGGGGCGCCGTGACGTGCACGGTGTCGGACAACGGCATCGGCATGAGTCCCGATTTCGTGGAACGGGCCTTCGACGTTTTTGCCCAGGCCGACCAGAGCATCGCCCGCTCGCAGGGCGGGCTGGGGCTGGGCCTGGCGCTGGCCCGCAGCCTGGTCAGCGCGCACGGCGGCTCGATCGAGGCGCGCAGCGAAGGCCCCGGCAAGGGTGCTGCCTTTACGGTGACGCTGCCGGCCCTGTGA
- a CDS encoding MATE family efflux transporter — translation MPPAVHSRPHIFTLAWPLLVELVLAVAIGVVGTSLAAHISDIAGAAFAIANQISVTLFLLFRIVGSGVGVVITQSLGGGQRERADRVALASVGASTWIGAVTALVALGGAHGLLALLQTPADVLPLAAPFLMALAPAMLFDAWNASMAAVMRAHLRTRDTLLVLVAMHVSHLALALPLMHGWGPLPDMGLPGFALALALSRALGLALHLVLWRRHLGIAPVRRDWWALPRKELAEVLHIGVPAAAENIAWRLSFMAAMAAAGTLGAHALATHAYVQQIGSMIIVFSLATAFAVEIMVGHMVGAGELGAAHRLVRTSLYRGLVISGIVSGGVALAGPWLLRLFTRDSSIVAEGALLLWLGVLVELGRTFNLVVINALRATGDVRFPVLAGAASMVLVLAGGSWILAIHFGLGLKGLYIAFAADEWIRGLIMWRRWSVHAWVPHARAARRKLRR, via the coding sequence ATGCCACCTGCCGTCCATTCCCGTCCCCACATCTTCACGCTCGCCTGGCCCCTGCTGGTCGAACTGGTCCTGGCCGTCGCCATCGGCGTAGTCGGGACCTCGCTGGCCGCGCACATCTCCGATATCGCCGGGGCCGCGTTCGCGATCGCCAACCAGATCTCCGTCACGCTGTTCCTGCTGTTTCGTATCGTCGGTTCCGGCGTCGGCGTCGTCATCACGCAAAGCCTGGGCGGCGGCCAGCGCGAGCGGGCCGACCGGGTGGCGCTGGCGTCCGTCGGGGCCAGCACGTGGATCGGTGCCGTTACCGCGCTGGTCGCGCTGGGCGGGGCGCATGGCCTGCTGGCGCTGCTGCAGACGCCCGCCGACGTGCTGCCGCTGGCCGCGCCGTTCCTGATGGCGCTGGCACCGGCCATGCTGTTCGATGCGTGGAACGCGTCGATGGCGGCCGTGATGCGGGCCCACCTGCGCACCCGCGACACCTTGCTGGTGCTGGTGGCCATGCACGTGTCGCACTTGGCGCTGGCGCTGCCGTTGATGCACGGCTGGGGACCGCTGCCGGACATGGGGCTGCCTGGTTTCGCGCTGGCGCTGGCGTTGAGCCGCGCGCTCGGGCTGGCATTGCACCTGGTGCTGTGGCGCCGGCATCTCGGCATTGCTCCCGTGCGCCGCGACTGGTGGGCGCTGCCGCGCAAGGAGCTGGCCGAGGTGCTGCACATCGGCGTGCCGGCGGCGGCCGAAAATATCGCGTGGCGGCTGTCGTTCATGGCCGCGATGGCGGCCGCCGGGACGCTTGGCGCCCATGCGCTGGCCACGCACGCCTACGTTCAGCAGATCGGATCGATGATCATCGTGTTCAGCCTCGCGACTGCGTTCGCTGTCGAGATCATGGTGGGGCATATGGTGGGGGCAGGCGAGCTGGGGGCGGCCCACCGGCTGGTGCGTACCTCGCTGTACCGGGGGCTCGTCATCAGCGGCATCGTCTCGGGCGGCGTCGCGCTGGCCGGCCCGTGGCTGCTGCGGCTCTTTACGCGCGACTCCTCCATCGTTGCCGAAGGGGCGCTGCTGCTGTGGCTGGGCGTGCTCGTGGAACTGGGCCGCACGTTCAACCTGGTCGTCATCAATGCCCTGCGCGCCACCGGCGACGTGCGCTTTCCCGTGCTGGCCGGCGCCGCGTCGATGGTGCTGGTGCTGGCCGGCGGCAGCTGGATCTTGGCCATCCATTTCGGCCTGGGACTGAAAGGGCTCTACATCGCGTTCGCGGCGGACGAGTGGATCCGCGGACTGATCATGTGGCGGCGCTGGTCGGTGCACGCATGGGTACCGCACGCCCGCGCCGCCCGGCGCAAGCTGCGGCGCTGA
- a CDS encoding group III truncated hemoglobin yields MTSSLLSMYAAPDPASITQLFHEFYTDVRRDPLLAAAFGPRVGEDWAPHLARMVAFWSDVMLGVKGFQGNVYGKHMTLEGITLEHFRRWLDLFNATARRLFEAPVADELMLVAKRIAASLQYGFFGKVEVAGPSA; encoded by the coding sequence TTGACCTCATCCCTCCTGTCGATGTACGCCGCCCCCGACCCAGCCTCCATCACCCAACTCTTCCACGAGTTCTACACGGACGTGCGCCGTGACCCGCTGCTTGCCGCCGCGTTCGGGCCGCGCGTCGGCGAGGACTGGGCGCCCCATCTGGCGCGCATGGTCGCGTTCTGGAGCGACGTGATGTTGGGTGTAAAAGGCTTCCAGGGCAATGTCTACGGCAAGCACATGACGCTGGAGGGGATCACGCTGGAACACTTCCGGCGCTGGCTCGATCTGTTCAATGCGACGGCGCGGCGCCTGTTTGAGGCGCCGGTGGCCGATGAGCTGATGCTGGTGGCCAAGCGGATCGCCGCCAGCCTGCAGTACGGGTTCTTCGGGAAGGTCGAGGTGGCGGGGCCTTCGGCGTAA
- a CDS encoding TonB-dependent receptor: MQLPVPAINIRSRLILKPLCLVVLQALAGGAQAATDNADAAAPLADPGGAPMQVVEVTGSGQSRQVQNISRADLQQAVPGTSPLKTLEKLPGVSFQSADPFGSYEWSTRFSIRGFNQNQLGFTLDDIPLGDMSYGNNNGLHISRAIASENIGRVVVSQGAGALGTASTSNLGGTVQFVTLGPANEQALTAAQTLGSDDTARTFVRFDSGTFGTGTKFYVSGTRMRAEKWKGAGPQDQDQFNSKIEQQLGDHTLSAFFNYSDRREVDYQDLSLESARRLGMDWDNYYPDWQRAVNAARGIYSGAVNSMDDAYYLGQGVRKDKLGGVALNLNVAPALSARLTAYHHGNEGQGHWYTPYTPTSAAVPISIRTTEYTISRNGALADVTWETGMHTLNAGFWLERNKHMLTRNFYAVTDGSYGNDFLTNPMSTGFRQSFVTDTRQFYVQDTVALMDGRLKINAGFKSPKVDIDAHTFVGDRADGSITAKKTFLPQAGVTYQLSANDELFASGAKNMRSYQPGVNGPFSQTRAGYALSIGNLKPETSNTFDLGMRFKRDAVQGSIAVYYADFKDRQLGIATCAGIVGCAGTVVNVGKVETRGLEALAVWKVARGISWFNTFTYNESEYKSDYTDNGKLVAVNGKQVVDAPKKMFNTELAYDANGFFARLGAKYTDKRYYTYTNDQSVPSFWLANLSGGYKLGAMGMVKDVTLQVNVTNLFDKSYFSTVGSNGFSATDPQGTSMTLLSGAPRQVFFTLSGKL; this comes from the coding sequence ATGCAACTGCCTGTGCCTGCTATCAATATCCGTTCCCGCCTCATCCTGAAGCCGCTGTGCCTTGTCGTGCTGCAGGCCCTGGCCGGCGGCGCGCAAGCCGCTACCGATAACGCGGACGCGGCCGCGCCGCTGGCCGATCCGGGCGGCGCGCCGATGCAGGTGGTGGAAGTGACGGGTTCGGGGCAGTCGCGCCAGGTGCAGAACATCAGCCGCGCCGACCTGCAGCAGGCCGTTCCGGGCACCAGCCCCCTGAAGACGCTGGAGAAGCTCCCCGGCGTGAGCTTCCAGTCGGCCGACCCGTTCGGCAGCTACGAATGGTCCACGCGCTTCTCCATCCGCGGCTTCAACCAGAACCAGCTGGGCTTTACCCTGGACGATATTCCGTTGGGCGACATGAGCTATGGCAACAACAACGGGCTGCACATCTCGCGCGCCATCGCGTCCGAGAACATCGGCCGTGTCGTGGTCTCGCAGGGCGCCGGCGCGCTGGGCACGGCGTCCACCAGCAACCTGGGTGGCACGGTGCAGTTCGTCACGCTGGGTCCCGCCAACGAACAGGCGCTGACGGCAGCGCAGACGCTGGGCAGCGACGACACGGCGCGCACGTTCGTCCGCTTCGACAGCGGCACGTTCGGCACGGGTACCAAATTCTACGTCAGCGGCACGCGCATGCGCGCCGAGAAATGGAAAGGCGCCGGCCCGCAGGACCAGGACCAGTTCAACAGCAAGATCGAACAGCAGCTGGGCGACCATACGCTGTCGGCGTTCTTCAATTACTCGGACCGCCGCGAAGTGGACTACCAGGATCTGTCGCTGGAGAGCGCGCGCCGGCTCGGCATGGACTGGGACAACTACTATCCGGACTGGCAGCGCGCCGTCAACGCGGCTAGGGGTATCTACAGCGGCGCCGTCAACAGCATGGACGACGCCTATTATCTCGGCCAGGGCGTGCGCAAGGACAAGCTGGGTGGCGTGGCGCTGAACCTGAATGTGGCACCGGCGTTGAGCGCCAGGCTGACCGCTTACCACCATGGCAACGAAGGGCAGGGCCACTGGTACACGCCGTACACGCCGACCTCCGCCGCCGTGCCGATCTCGATCCGCACGACGGAATACACGATCAGCCGCAACGGCGCGCTGGCCGACGTGACGTGGGAAACGGGCATGCACACGCTGAACGCGGGCTTCTGGCTGGAGCGGAACAAGCACATGCTGACCCGTAATTTCTACGCCGTCACGGACGGCAGCTACGGCAACGACTTCCTGACCAACCCGATGAGCACGGGCTTCCGCCAGTCGTTCGTGACGGACACGCGCCAGTTCTATGTGCAGGATACGGTGGCGCTGATGGACGGGCGCCTGAAGATCAACGCCGGCTTCAAGAGCCCGAAGGTGGACATCGACGCGCACACGTTCGTCGGTGACCGCGCGGACGGCTCCATCACGGCGAAAAAGACGTTCCTGCCGCAGGCCGGCGTGACGTACCAGCTGTCCGCCAACGACGAGCTGTTCGCCTCGGGAGCGAAAAATATGCGCTCCTACCAGCCGGGCGTGAACGGCCCGTTCTCGCAGACCCGCGCCGGCTATGCGCTGTCGATCGGCAATCTGAAGCCGGAAACGTCGAATACGTTCGATCTCGGCATGCGTTTCAAACGTGACGCTGTGCAGGGCTCGATCGCCGTCTACTATGCCGACTTCAAGGACCGCCAGCTGGGCATCGCCACCTGCGCCGGCATCGTCGGCTGCGCCGGCACCGTCGTCAACGTCGGCAAGGTGGAGACGCGCGGCCTGGAAGCGCTGGCCGTCTGGAAGGTCGCCCGCGGCATCTCGTGGTTCAACACGTTCACGTACAACGAGTCGGAGTACAAGTCCGACTACACCGACAACGGCAAGCTGGTGGCGGTGAACGGCAAGCAGGTCGTCGACGCGCCGAAGAAGATGTTCAACACGGAACTGGCGTACGACGCCAACGGCTTCTTCGCCCGCCTGGGCGCGAAATACACGGACAAGCGCTACTACACCTACACCAACGATCAATCGGTGCCGTCGTTCTGGCTGGCCAACCTGTCGGGCGGCTACAAGCTGGGCGCCATGGGCATGGTCAAGGACGTGACCTTGCAGGTCAACGTGACGAACCTGTTCGACAAGAGCTACTTCAGCACTGTCGGCTCGAACGGGTTCTCGGCGACCGATCCGCAGGGCACGTCGATGACGTTGCTGTCGGGCGCGCCGCGCCAGGTGTTCTTCACGCTGAGCGGCAAGCTGTAA
- a CDS encoding TonB-dependent receptor, protein MIDHRVRPHRHLLAACISSAVATLCSGSAHAQSEAQASSEIPEVVVTAQRTSTLESKTPVAMSVLGGDRLAAAGFDNPAQLGARLPNVRLDSSYDGMRITIRGVTSADTTDKGDPSAAFMMDGIYIARPQNQGLSFFDVDRVEVLRGPQGTLYGRNTTAGAINVITNAPTQQLEAVVAAEAGNYNSRKGSAMLNVPISPALAIRAAVAFNRHDSYLTNAQGTPHTLGQDRDDVSARISARLAFSNTASLLLRFDHSIVRDNLDGFVPDTNFYRGIETGRPVWYGADAGARLTNRFVPPNTVPEQGGSRKTTSGVGADFSWQLGPVTLQYLGSHRQFAHDFLVNYYYRVAPTFALGVHQNFAGDYRQDSHELRVATNGTGPLAAQAGVYWFRERSDTLYTFRDLEPLGLPPYYVFPTGPTEARSRAVFGQATYALLPRLRATLGARWTEDDKTRVGSTDFQQGPVFNPASDYRLLNAAALTTHKTTWRAGLDFDVAPGTMAYAAVSTGYKAGGFNDGCLAGSRQLGIDCPAAVAVPASTLFYQPETLTSVEAGIKSRFWDKRASINLAVFDYDYKNLQLSGVAMVMGAPRYVTRNAGKASVRGLEADGAVNVIPGGRVTYAFTLLDAHYDSYMPDGVTSWAGRKLDRAPSHTVTLGYEQRFRVGQSQLTAGATVRRSGSYVIGVPTQGLEYNVPAHNSSDARIAWQPDGAAWNVLARVRNIENKVQPLSIDSFGMTVPGEPRTFEARVEYRF, encoded by the coding sequence ATGATCGATCACCGGGTCCGGCCACACCGCCACCTGCTTGCCGCCTGCATTTCATCGGCTGTCGCCACTCTCTGCTCCGGCAGCGCCCACGCCCAGAGCGAGGCGCAGGCGTCGTCGGAAATCCCTGAAGTCGTCGTCACCGCACAGCGCACCAGCACCCTGGAATCGAAGACGCCCGTCGCGATGTCGGTGCTCGGCGGCGACCGACTGGCCGCCGCGGGTTTCGACAACCCCGCCCAGCTGGGCGCACGCTTGCCGAACGTCCGTCTCGACAGCAGCTACGACGGCATGCGCATCACGATCCGGGGCGTCACCAGCGCCGACACGACCGACAAGGGCGACCCGTCGGCCGCCTTCATGATGGACGGGATCTATATCGCCCGGCCGCAGAACCAGGGCCTGTCCTTCTTCGACGTCGACCGCGTGGAAGTGCTGCGCGGCCCTCAGGGCACGCTGTACGGCCGCAATACGACGGCGGGCGCGATCAACGTCATCACCAACGCGCCGACCCAGCAGCTCGAAGCGGTCGTCGCCGCAGAAGCCGGCAATTACAACAGCCGCAAGGGCAGCGCGATGCTGAACGTGCCGATCAGCCCCGCGCTGGCGATCCGCGCGGCCGTGGCCTTTAACCGTCACGACAGCTATCTGACCAACGCCCAGGGTACGCCGCACACGCTGGGCCAGGACCGCGACGACGTGTCGGCGCGCATCTCCGCCAGGCTCGCGTTCAGCAATACGGCCTCGCTGCTGCTGCGGTTCGATCACAGCATCGTGCGTGACAACCTGGACGGCTTCGTGCCGGACACGAACTTCTACCGCGGCATCGAGACGGGCCGCCCTGTCTGGTACGGCGCGGATGCGGGCGCGCGCCTGACCAACCGCTTCGTGCCACCGAACACGGTGCCGGAACAGGGCGGCAGCCGCAAGACGACGTCCGGCGTCGGTGCCGATTTCTCCTGGCAGCTGGGCCCCGTCACCCTGCAGTATCTTGGCTCGCACCGCCAGTTCGCGCATGACTTCCTCGTCAATTATTACTACCGCGTGGCGCCCACGTTCGCGCTGGGCGTGCACCAGAATTTCGCCGGCGACTACCGCCAGGATTCGCACGAGCTGCGCGTGGCCACCAACGGCACCGGGCCGCTGGCCGCGCAGGCGGGCGTCTACTGGTTCCGCGAGCGCTCCGACACGCTGTACACGTTCCGCGACCTGGAGCCACTGGGCCTGCCGCCCTACTACGTGTTCCCGACCGGACCAACCGAGGCGCGCAGCCGCGCCGTGTTCGGCCAGGCGACCTACGCCCTGCTGCCGCGCCTGCGCGCCACGCTGGGCGCGCGCTGGACGGAGGACGACAAGACGCGCGTGGGCTCGACCGACTTCCAGCAGGGCCCCGTCTTCAACCCGGCCAGCGACTACAGGCTGCTCAACGCGGCCGCGCTGACGACGCACAAGACGACGTGGCGCGCCGGCCTCGACTTCGACGTGGCGCCGGGTACGATGGCCTACGCGGCCGTCTCTACGGGCTACAAGGCGGGCGGCTTCAACGACGGCTGCCTGGCAGGCAGCCGCCAGCTGGGCATCGACTGCCCCGCCGCCGTCGCCGTGCCGGCATCGACGCTGTTCTACCAGCCGGAAACGCTGACGTCCGTCGAGGCGGGCATCAAGTCGCGCTTCTGGGACAAGCGCGCCAGCATCAACCTGGCCGTGTTCGACTACGATTATAAAAACCTGCAGCTGTCCGGCGTGGCGATGGTGATGGGTGCTCCCCGCTACGTGACGCGCAACGCCGGCAAGGCCAGTGTGCGCGGCCTGGAAGCCGACGGCGCCGTCAACGTCATTCCCGGCGGCCGCGTGACATATGCCTTCACCTTGCTGGATGCGCACTACGACTCGTACATGCCGGACGGCGTAACGTCGTGGGCCGGCCGCAAGCTGGACCGCGCACCGTCGCACACGGTCACGCTGGGCTACGAACAGCGCTTCCGTGTCGGACAGTCGCAACTGACCGCGGGCGCGACCGTGCGTCGCAGCGGCAGTTACGTCATCGGCGTGCCCACGCAAGGACTGGAATACAACGTCCCGGCGCACAACAGCAGCGACGCTCGGATCGCCTGGCAGCCCGACGGCGCTGCATGGAACGTGCTGGCGCGCGTGCGCAACATCGAGAACAAGGTGCAGCCCTTGAGCATCGACAGCTTCGGCATGACGGTGCCGGGCGAGCCACGCACGTTCGAGGCGCGGGTCGAGTACCGGTTCTGA